The segment ACCCTTCCCCTGAGAGAAGAAGCATTACTACAATATAGACTATTTCTTAGCCATTAGCAATAAAGGAAAAGTATCGTAATGGCCATATGACTGTAGGATGGGttctttgtacattggcttcTCCTAATCTGTATATACAAGAATAAAACGTCCATGACACCTCTTGGAGGGGACAGGACCGGTGACACGTTCCCCGTAAATCCGTCGGCGCTGAAGTGACCGAGATTCAGCACCTGAGACCTCCAGTCCACTATAAAAAAAACCCTGAGTGGGGAATTAACTCGTTAATGTTTAGGATCAGTCCCTTCTAGGACCAAATTGCGCTAACGGCAGTGACCTGTACAAGGGGTCGCGTCTGAGAGATTTGTATCCAGCATCTGGCACCTAGAAGTATTTAGACTTCATGTTTTAAGTTTGTTAGTGAACATTGTGAGTGGAGACGCGGTTACATTGTGAGCGGAGACGCGGTTACATTGTGAGCGGAGACGCGGTTACATTGTGAGCGGAGACGCGGTTACATTGTGAGCGGAGACGCGGTTACATTGTGAGCGGAGACACGGTTACATTGTGAGCGGAGACGCGGTTACATTGTGAGCAGAGACGCGGTTACATTGTGAGCAGAGACGCGGTTACATTAGTTTAAGGAATCCAACTACAATGTTTAATGTTACAAAATGTTGGGTTTTTGCTCGTTACATGGGATTAAACCTGGAAAAAAAAAGTCTACAAAAAGGTAAATACCTGGACTTCCTGTAGACATTGAATCATAGATCAGCTTGCATGACTTCAGGAGGTATGTTATCTTTTTCTCTGGGGAATAGGTCTTGTGCATCGTTGCAAACTTCTGCGTGATCTTCTCCATCAcgctgatctcaggcacgctggTGGTAACCCCCAGATCAGTGCTAGTTGTTTCCTGAATAACCATCTGGTTCTCGGTGAGAAGTCGCAAGGAGCCGTCCTTACTGTGGATCTCACGCAGATACGACTCGATGGGGCATTTCAAGGACTTCAGCACACACTTGCACAAAGCGGCTTCTACAACGGCTTCTACCCCACAACGATAGAaaggagagagcaggcagcacgTTATATGGGAGTCTTTTTAGCAAGTTCATTCTAAAGATTATTGTTTCCTCTCTCTTTACTGTCTTTAGTTTCATTTGTTTGTTTCTTGATAattttgaaaataaaaacacaatattgAATACAAATGTtgaaaaacacacaaacacaactaCAGCCTCACTAAATGTTAGTTATAATATATCATTACACGTCGGATTATTGTTTTATATGGGGCGTTCTGAAGTAGATGctccatattaaagtctcccaaCTAGAAAATACAGCACCTTCTAAATACAAAAACTCCCtctgaatacggggtgtatgttTTCATCGGATGCCGTTGTTTTTGCACCAGACGTGTCCCCTAGCTTTGTAACCTGTGGACATGGACACGTCCCCTATACAATGCATTTTCTGTAGCTCACATTTATGGTGGCTGCTTCTGCAGTGTGTAGTCCagacgtggccaactccagtcctcaatggacaccaacaggtcaggttttaaggatatccctgcttcagcacaggtggctcaattggtggttctgtcataatgactgagccactgattgagccacctgtgctgaagcagggatatccttaatacctggcctgttggcggccctcgaGAACTGGCGTTGGCCACACCTGGTTTAGTCCTAGTCCTTTCAAATCATGACCAACCACATTTAGATTTAGCTGCAAAACCAGGACAGGCAAAACTTGCCTTGGCTATCAGGATGAAATCCCTTCTGATACTTTCTATGGTTCTTTATGCTCCAGCACCCAAAGTATAAAACATTAGCACTTACCTATTTTTTCATCAGTGTACAAAGAGAAATCGACCATGGATTTCAGCTCGGTGCTCTGTACTAAGTAGCTCTTTAGCTGGGTCATCATCATTCGGATCTCCTGAAGCATCTCGGTGCTGGAGCTCTGCTTTGCCATCATCTCCAGGCTGTATGTCTTATAGTCCTGGACCAAATTCCCAAAGTAGGAGTCCTTGTCCTGAGCCAGCTCAGTAATTCTCTTTTGCAGCTTTCTGTCTGCGGACATGAAGGCCGTGAAGACATTGGAGATCGATACTATGGATAGCCTGTTTCTAGCCCTGTCCAACATAAACGATTGAGTCTTTTTAATGGAAGGGCTAGTTAACCTCTCCACATCATCCTCCGTGCTGCTGTTGGAGAAAGAATCCTGCTCTGGATTCGTTGTCCGAGCACCTGAGCCACTTGCTGGGGAATTCAAGGATGTCTCACACCCCTTCAGTTTCTTGGAGGGTAACGTTTTCACGCTAGCCTCGTCTGTTCCCTTTCCAGAGGCAGCAGGTTGGACGCTGCTGCAGTTCCGCTGGGCACGTGTGGTTCTGGAACATTGCTGAGCTGTGCCTTTTTTTGTAGCTGGTTTTCCATCAACAGTAGAAATGCTGGAAAACTGTCGGGAAAGCCTCTTCGTTCTTGGCGGTGGAACAGGAGGACATCTCTTCTCCTTCCCTGGTGATGTACATTGTGGCTCCGGTGAAGAGACCTCTTCCCTCTGCGACGTGGCCTTCTCACGGATCAGATGAGCGTCTGCTTGTTTTTTTGATCTAGGTTCAAGTATGGTCATAACACTTGGGATGTTAGAAGAGTTTTGACTTTCCTTCATATGTAGCTCCTCTTTCTTTCCCAGACTATTTGGGTTGACTTCTGAAAGCTTCTCGGACTGTCGTCTTCTAGGAACGACAGGTGGAACAACACCTGGCTTTTCGGTTTGAGCTACAAGCAAGGAAGAGTCATCTCCTCCAGAGCCTTTGTTATCCTCCGAGTTGTTAATTTTCATTTCCTCACACGACGGAGGAGCAAGATGCATGTCTACCCAAATGATGGAAGAGATCTCGGACGAGTCCTTTAACTGGCTTGACGTTTCAAGGGTGTGTGAAATAGGAGGACTGGGTGGAACAAAAAGGGCTTGTGGAGGTGTGGAAGAAGGATGGACAGAAGGTGGAAGAGATGGTGGTGGAGGAGCAACGTAGGGAGAGGAACAAAGAGACAGAAGCTCATGAGGGGGGGAGCTAGAAGGTAAAGTATTAAGGAAAGGGGGAGGAAAGGGTGAAGGAAGAGGAGGAGAAAAAGAAGAGCTTAGAGGAGGTGATTGAAGGGGAGAAGAAAGTAAATAATTAttgggaggagcagagggaggaaggaaaggaaggggagggtTTTGAAGAGGCGGTGGTGGAGGAGGCCTTCTGTAGACAACTTTAGGAGCCTTAACCTCAGGGTTTGCAACACAATTTACAAGAGGAAGCTTATCTGGGGCCCGAGCATTGCTAAACTCTTCAATAAAAATAGGATTGACAAACCACAGCTTGTCATTTCCTGCAGAAATCTCAATTTCACATGAGCAATCGTTAGTGTCGCTGGACATGTGAGCAGCTGGTTTCACACTGTTAGCCAGAATGCTGCCACACGCAGAAACAGGCGGAGAGATCCCCAAATCTCTCTTATCCGTTAACGATAAGTCCCAGAAACCTGTGTATAAAAACACAACAGCACATGTTCATTCAAAGGTGTCAAAGTTACAGTCCTTTACCTATGTGCGCTCACGCATATCTGGGTGGGTTTAGTAATAGTTTACATTCTGTAAAACCTTgaacagtaaataaaaaaaacacaaccgcTTTCTAATTTGCAAATGTAACATTACCAGGGGTCACTCACTTCCGATCCTTTACCAGGGGTCACTCACTTCCGATCCTTTACAATTAGACATGCAGGATCTTAGCAACCTCAAAACCCCGTCCCACCGTATTATATATTTATGGGCTGggtaactccaatcctcaagggccaccaacaggtcagtttttcaggatatccctgc is part of the Ascaphus truei isolate aAscTru1 chromosome 9, aAscTru1.hap1, whole genome shotgun sequence genome and harbors:
- the RIN3 gene encoding ras and Rab interactor 3, producing MSDSAAGMDTAPQEPQSPAEVGDSENRHLAPVPNVGARKSGISVLDRLIKTCPVWLQLCMSSEKAVEILRQEAAGVFLVTRDADLDRLVLWVHVPAHTETCDVLRYNIKEEKSMRFLEGSVLVFEDIFKLVAFYCVSRDVFPSTLKLPQAIAGAQSCSDLETISNLGTGFWDLSLTDKRDLGISPPVSACGSILANSVKPAAHMSSDTNDCSCEIEISAGNDKLWFVNPIFIEEFSNARAPDKLPLVNCVANPEVKAPKVVYRRPPPPPPLQNPPLPFLPPSAPPNNYLLSSPLQSPPLSSSFSPPLPSPFPPPFLNTLPSSSPPHELLSLCSSPYVAPPPPSLPPSVHPSSTPPQALFVPPSPPISHTLETSSQLKDSSEISSIIWVDMHLAPPSCEEMKINNSEDNKGSGGDDSSLLVAQTEKPGVVPPVVPRRRQSEKLSEVNPNSLGKKEELHMKESQNSSNIPSVMTILEPRSKKQADAHLIREKATSQREEVSSPEPQCTSPGKEKRCPPVPPPRTKRLSRQFSSISTVDGKPATKKGTAQQCSRTTRAQRNCSSVQPAASGKGTDEASVKTLPSKKLKGCETSLNSPASGSGARTTNPEQDSFSNSSTEDDVERLTSPSIKKTQSFMLDRARNRLSIVSISNVFTAFMSADRKLQKRITELAQDKDSYFGNLVQDYKTYSLEMMAKQSSSTEMLQEIRMMMTQLKSYLVQSTELKSMVDFSLYTDEKIEAVVEAALCKCVLKSLKCPIESYLREIHSKDGSLRLLTENQMVIQETTSTDLGVTTSVPEISVMEKITQKFATMHKTYSPEKKITYLLKSCKLIYDSMSTGSPGKPHGADDFLPVLMYVLARCDLAALLLDVEYMMELMDPALQLGEGSYYLTTTYGALEHIKYYDKITVTRQLSVEVQDSIHRWERRRTLNKARVSRSSVQDFITISFEEPDSKTRTLVTKPDTSAALLLQECAEKFEVCEPERYGLFVLVKDRYLRLATDALPHHIKSQLLKCEQKLDFHFLYKPTGAEDIVIKELDFL